The DNA sequence GCGACGACCTGGAGCGGGCGGCGGCACGGGCGGGACTGCGGCCGGACGGCTCGGGGCGGGTGGCCTGCCCGTTCGGCTACGCCGACGTGGACAGCGCGGTGCGGGGCCTGAGGTCGACCGGCCTGTTCGACGCGGCGATCACGGCCACGGACCAGGTGCAGGTCGACAAGGAGCTGGCGGAGGCCCTGCATCCGTACCAGCGGCCGGACGGGACGGTGTGGATGCCGAACGTGTTCCGGTACCTGATCGCGCGCACTCCCTGAGGAACGCCTCGGGGGCGCCCCTGCCATGAGGGGCGCCCCCGAGGGCGGACCGGCGCGGGCCTCAGCCCATGAACTTCTTGAACTCGTCGGGCAGCTCGAAGTCCTTGCCGCCCTGCTGCGGCAGCCCGAAGGCGTTACCGCCCTCCGCGGCGGCGGCGCGGCGCGCGGCCTCCTCCTGCTCCTGCTGCTTGCGCTTCATCGGGTTGCCGGAGCGCTGCTTGCCCTTGGCCTGCTTCTGCTTCTTCTTCGTCCGGCCGGGACCGCCGCCCATGCCCGGCATCCCGGGCATCCCCGGCATGCCGCCGCCCTGGGCCATGCGGGACATCATCTTGCGCGCCTCGAAGAACCGCTCGACCAGGTTCTTCACCGCGCTGACCTCGACGCCGGAGCCCTTGGCGATACGGGCGCGGCGCGAGCCGTTGATGATCGTCGGCTCCTGGCGCTCGGCCGGGGTCATCGACTTGATGATCGCGGCCGTGCGGTCGACGTCCCGCTCGTCGAGGTTGTTGATCTGGTCCTTGATCTGGCCCATGCCCGGCAGCATGCCGAGCAGCTTGGAGATGGAGCCCATCTTGCGGACCTGCTCCATCTGGGCCAGGAAGTCGTCCAGGGTGAAGTCCTGGCCCTTCTTCGACGCCAGCTTGGAGGCCATCTTCTCGGCCTCTTCCTGGCTGAACGTCTTCTCCGCCTGCTCGATCAGGGTGAGCAGGTCACCCATGTCGAGGATGCGGGAGGCCATCCGGTCCGGGTGGAAGGCGTCGAAGTCGTCGAGCTTCTCGCCGTTCGAGGCGAACATGATCGGCTTGCCGGTGACGTGCCGGATCGACAGGGCGGCACCACCGCGCGCGTCACCGTCGAGCTTGGAGAGCACCACGCCGTCGAAGCCGACGCCGTCGCGGAAGGCCTCGGCCGTGTTGACGGCGTCCTGGCCGATCATCGCGTCGACGACGAAGAGGATCTCGTCGGGCGAGACCGCGTCCCGGATGTCCGCGGCCTGCCGCATCATCTCCTGGTCGATGCCCAGGCGGCCGGCGGTGTCCACGATCACGATGTCGTGGACCTTGGTCCTGGCGAAGTCGATGGAGTCCTTGGCGACCTTCACCGGGTCGCCCACGCCGTTGCCCGGCTCGGGCGCGTAGACGGCCACGCCCGCGCGCTCGGCGACGACGCTGAGCTGGTTGACCGCGTTGGGGCGCTGGAGGTCGGCGGCGACCAGCACGGGCGAGTGGCCCTGCTCCTTCAGCCAGCGGCCGAGCTTGCCGGCGAGAGTGGTCTTACCGGCACCCTGCAGACCGGCCAGCATGATCACGGTGGGCGGCTGCTTGGCGAAGCGGAGACGGCGGGTCTCGCCGCCGAGGATCGTGACGAGCTCGTCGTTCACGATCTTCAGCACCTGCTGGGCGGGGTTCAGCGCCTTGGAGACCTCGGCGCCGAGCGCCCGCTCCTTGACGTTCTTGATGAACATGCGGACGACCGGCAGGGCCACGTCCGCTTCCAGCAGGGCGATGCGGATCTCACGCGCCGTGGCGTCGATGTCCGCTTCGCTCAGCCGGCCTTTTCCGCGGAGGTTTTTGAAGGTCGCGCTGAGGCGGTCGGAGAGAGTATCGAACACGGCGGCGTCGGTCCTCGGAGTCGGAGACAGGCTGGGGAATCGCCCTCCAGGGTATCCCGGCGCGCCGGGACACCGGAGTGTCCTCACCCACGCAACGTCTCCTCCAGTTTCCGCGCCACCTCGACCGCCTCGTCACCCGGCAGCCGCACACCCCGTTCCCGCGTCACGTAGAAGGCGTCCACGGCGTTCGCGCCCAGCGTGGAGGCGTGCGCGCTGCGCACCCGGACCCCCGCGTCCTCCAGCGCCCGCCCGATGCGGAACAGCAGGCCGGGCGCGTCCTGGGCGCGGACCTCGATCACCGTGGCGTGCCGGGAGGCGGCCGGGGCGACCGTCACGCGCGGCGGCGGGGCGACCACGCCGCGCCGCCTCGGGTACGCGGCGTCCCGTTCGGCGAGGCGCCCGGCGACGTCCAGGGTGCCGTCGAGGGCGCGCACGAGGTCGGCGCGGAGCCGGGCGGCCTGGGGCAGCGAGCCGTACTCGGCGGCGACCCGCCAGTCCAGCAGCAGCACGGAGCCCTCGACACCGGCCGGGAGGTCCAGGGCGCGCAGTTCGGCGGTGCGCACGGTCAGCCGGTGCATGGCGAGCACCCCGGCGACCGCGGGCAGCACGCCCGGCTGGTCGGGTACGGCGACGACCAGTTCCACGCCGAGCGGCTCGGGGTCGCCGGAGGGCTCGGCGGGCGGCTCGGTCTGCGCGCGCAGGGCCAGCACCGGCGCGCCCGTGGCGACCGCCTCGAGCGCGAGGCGCTCCTGTTCCGCGGTGGGAGCCGCGCCCCCGGGATCGGCCGGTACGTCTCCGGACAGCACGGCGCGGACGCGTCCGACCAGGTCGGTGACGAGCGAGGCGCGCCAGGACGACCAGGCGGCCGGGCCGGTGGCCAGCGCGTCCGCCTCGGTGAGGGCGTGGAGCAGTTCGAGGGTGCCCTGGGAGCCGACGGCCTCGGCGACCGCGCGCACGGTGGCCGGGTCGTCCAGGTCGCGCCGGGTGGCGGTCTCGACGAGCAGCAGGTGGTGGCGTACGAGGGTGGCGATCACGGTGACGTCGTGCTGGTCGAAGCCGAGGCGGGCGGCCGTGTCCCGGGCGATGACCTCGCCGGCCACCGAGTGGTCGCCGGGCCAGCCCTTGCCGATGTCGTGCAGCAGCGCGGCGACCAGCAGCAGGTCGGGCCGGTGCACGCGCCGGGTGAACTCGGAGGCGCGGACGGCGGTCTCGATGAGGTGCCGGTCCACGGTCCACAGGTGCACGGCGTTGCGCTGGGGGCGGCAGCGGACCCGTTCCCAGTCCGGGAACAGGCCGTTGACCAGGCCTTCGGCCTCCAGTGCCTCCCAGACCTGCACCGTCGGCCGGCCGGAGCCGAGCAGGGTGACCAGTTGTTCGCGTGCCTCGGCGGGCCAGGGGGTGGGCAGGGGGCGTGCGGTGGTCGCCATGCGCCGTACGGCGTGCAGGGAGAGCGGGAGTCCGGCCTGCGCGGCGGCGGCCGCGGCGCGCAGGGGGAGCACGGGGTCCCGTTCGGGGCGCGCGGTACGGGCGAGCACCACTTCGCCGTCCTGTTCCACGACGCCTTCGGCGAGCGGGGAGCGCTCGGCGGTCGGTCTGCCGCCGCCCAGCATGGCGCGCAGCCGGGGCCGCACCGCGCGGGAGCGCAGCACACGGCCCACTTCGCGCCAGGTGACGTCACCGGCGTAGGCGATGACGCGCGCGGACTCGTAGACCTGCCGCAGCAGCGCGTCCGCGTCGAGCACGCCGAGTGCGGCCGCGACCTGGTCCTGTTCCTGGAGCGCGAGCCGGTCGGTGGCGCGGCCGGTCGTCAGGTGCAGGGCGTCGCGTACGTCGAGGAGGCGCCGGCGGGCTTCGGCGAGGCCCTCGCGCGGGGCGTCGGCGAGCCAGGAGGCGGCGACGGCGCGCAGCGCGGTGGCGTCGCGCAGTCCGCCGCGGGCCTCCTTGAGGTCGGGTTCCAGGAGGTACTGGAGCTCGCCCTGGCGTTCGGCGCGTTCCTCGCAGAGTTCCCGCAGGGCGGGGAGCCGTTTCGGGGCCTGGTTGCGCCAGTCGGCGAGGACCGCCGTGCGCAGTGCGGTGGTGAGACCGAGGTCACCGGCGAGGTGCCGGGCGTCCAGCAGTCCGAGCTGCACCTTGAGGTCCTCGCCCGCGGTCTTGCGGGCCTCCGCCGGGGTGCGGACGGAGTGGTCGAGGGCGAGCCCGAGGTCCCAGACGGGGTACCAGAGGCGGTCCGCGAGGGCGGCGACCGCCCGGGGGTCGCCACCGTCGTGCAGCAGGAGCAGGTCGAGGTCGCTGCGCGGGGACAGTTCCGCGCGCCCGTAGCCGCCGACGGCGACCAGGGAGACCCCGCGCGCGCCCTGCGCGCCCGCCGCGAACAGCCCGGTGAGCCAGTCGTCGGTGAGGTCCGCCAGGGCGGTACGGCGCGGCGGCCCGGACCGCGTCTCCTCGGTGAGGAGGCGCAGCCGGGCCGCCGCGTAGCCGCCGGGTCCCGAGTCCTCTGTCTCGTCGTGCATGTCCGTGCCCGTCACCCGGCGGCTCCTGTTCTGTTCGGCTGCCTCAGAGCGCGTCCGGACCGCGCTCGCCGGTCCGCACCCGTACGGCCGTGTCCACCGGGATCGACCAGACCTTGCCGTCGCCGATCTTGCCGGTGCGGGCCGCCTTGACGACCACGTCGATCAGCTGCTCGGCGTCGTCGTCCTCGACCAGGACCTCGATGCGGATCTTGGGCACCAGGTCGACGGTGTACTCGGCGCCGCGGTAGACCTCGGTGTGGCCGCGCTGGCGGCCGTAGCCGCTGGCCTCGGTGACGGTCAGACCGTGTACTCCGAAGGCCTGCAGGGCCTCCTTGATCTCGTCGAGCCGGTGCGGCTTCACGACGGCGGTGATGAGCTTCATGCGTCCACCTTCTTGCTCTCGGCCGGGGCGACGGGGGCGGCGGTGGCGGTGCGGGCCGCGCCGCCGCCGGCACCGCTGAAGTCGTACGCGGTCTCGGCGTGCTCGGCCTGGTCGATGCCGGCCACCTCGTCGTCCTCGGAGACTCGCATACCGATGGTCCTGTCCAGGAGGAAGGCGAGGACCGCGGAGACGACCAGGGAGTAGGCGAGGACCCCGAGGACACCGGCGCACTGCTTCCAGAACTGGTCCGGGCCGCCGCCGTAGAAGAGGCCCGCGACGTCGGACTGGCCCTTGCCGGTGGCGAAGAAGCCGATGAGCAGGGAGCCGAGGATGCCGCCGACGAGGTGGACGCCGATGACGTCGAGGGAGTCGTCGTAGCCGAACCGGTACTTCAGGCCGACGGCCATGGCGCACAGCACACCGGCGATGACGCCGATGGCGATCGCGCCGAGCGGGGAGACCGCGCCGCCCGCCGGGGTGATGGCGACCAGGCCGGCGACCGCGCCGGAGGCGGCGCCGAGCGTGGTGAAGGCGCCGTGGCGGATCTTCTCGTAGGCGAGCCAGCCGAGGACCGCGGCGGCGGTGGCGACCTGGGTGTTGACGAACATCAGCGCGCCGACGCCGTCGTCGTTGCCGAGCCAGGAGCCGGCGTTGAAGCCGAACCAGCCGAACCACAGCAGGCCGGCGCCGAGCATGACCAGCGGGAGGCTGTGCGGGCGCATCGGGTCCTTCTTGAAGCCGATGCGCTTGCCGATGACGAGGATCACGCCGAGCGCGGCGGCACCGGCGTTGATGTGGACGGCCGTGCCGCCGGCGAAGTCGATGACGCCCAGCTCGAAGGCCCAGCCGCCGGCGCCCCACACCCAGTGCGCGACCGGGAAGTAGACGATCGTGGCCCACAGGGCGACGAACAGCGCCCACGCGGTGAACTTCACGCGGTCCGCGAGCGCGCCGCTGATCAGGGCGGGCGTGAGGACGGCGAACATCAGCTGGAAGACCAGGAAGACGAAGACGGGGATGGTGTAGCCGTCCCACAGTTCGGTCAGGCCGATGTCGCTGAGGCCGACCCAGTCGGAGTTCCAGCCGATGACGCTGCCGGAGTCGGTGCCGAACGCCATGGAGAAGCCGTACAGCACCCACAGGACGGTGACGATCCCCAGGCTGATGAAGCTCATCATCAGCATGTTCAGGGTGCTCTTGACGCGGACCATGCCTCCGTAGAAGAAGGCCAGACCCGGGGTCATGAGCATCACCAGGGCGGAACAGATGAGCATGAACCCTGTGTTGGCGGCAGACAGCTCGGGCGCGTCTGCGGCCAGGGTGATGGCTGGTGCCATCGGCGTCTCCTCGTCGTTGGTACGGCCCCGTGCGGGCGAAGCCTCGAGCGGATCGAGGGGTGGGCCGGTTATGCGCCATGAGATTGGCGCAGCGCCGTTTCGGCGGAAGCCCCTCGTTGTTTCGCCGCCGTGACGAAGGCACCGTGCGTGTTACGGGTCGATGAACCGCCGGATCCGGGGCGCGACGATCGTTATCGTGACGCAACCTTCGGTGGACGGCGGTGAGCCGCGGCCGGGGGAGACGAAACCGGCCGCGGCCGGCCTCCGCATGACTTGGCACGGGGGGAGCCGAGTCGGGCAGTTCGGGAGGGCCGGCCACGGCCGGGGACTGGCGGTGTTCCTGGTGTCAGACCGCTTCCGCGGTCTCGGGCAGCTCGATCGCGAGCCGCTCGGTGAGCCGCACGACTTCGGCGAGGTCCCCGAAGTCGCGCACGGCCGTGTCGACCGTCTTTCGGATACGAGTGTTGAGGCGCTCGGAGCGGACCTTCTTGGCCGCCTTGATGGCCTCGGTGGCGAGGACCGCGCCCTGCTCGGGCTCGAGCTGGAGCAGGTGGACCGTGGCCATGCCGATGAGGTTGAGGGCGTAGGACCGCTGGTGTTCGCCGCCCTCCTGGCCGAACAGTTCCACGGCCCGCCTCATCAGTGGTTCGGCGAGGGAGGCGTAGGTGGGGCTGCGGCCGGCGACGTAGGCGAGGTCGCGGAAGGAGTGGGCGTTCTCCGCG is a window from the Streptomyces capillispiralis genome containing:
- the ffh gene encoding signal recognition particle protein; this encodes MFDTLSDRLSATFKNLRGKGRLSEADIDATAREIRIALLEADVALPVVRMFIKNVKERALGAEVSKALNPAQQVLKIVNDELVTILGGETRRLRFAKQPPTVIMLAGLQGAGKTTLAGKLGRWLKEQGHSPVLVAADLQRPNAVNQLSVVAERAGVAVYAPEPGNGVGDPVKVAKDSIDFARTKVHDIVIVDTAGRLGIDQEMMRQAADIRDAVSPDEILFVVDAMIGQDAVNTAEAFRDGVGFDGVVLSKLDGDARGGAALSIRHVTGKPIMFASNGEKLDDFDAFHPDRMASRILDMGDLLTLIEQAEKTFSQEEAEKMASKLASKKGQDFTLDDFLAQMEQVRKMGSISKLLGMLPGMGQIKDQINNLDERDVDRTAAIIKSMTPAERQEPTIINGSRRARIAKGSGVEVSAVKNLVERFFEARKMMSRMAQGGGMPGMPGMPGMGGGPGRTKKKQKQAKGKQRSGNPMKRKQQEQEEAARRAAAAEGGNAFGLPQQGGKDFELPDEFKKFMG
- a CDS encoding [protein-PII] uridylyltransferase, yielding MHDETEDSGPGGYAAARLRLLTEETRSGPPRRTALADLTDDWLTGLFAAGAQGARGVSLVAVGGYGRAELSPRSDLDLLLLHDGGDPRAVAALADRLWYPVWDLGLALDHSVRTPAEARKTAGEDLKVQLGLLDARHLAGDLGLTTALRTAVLADWRNQAPKRLPALRELCEERAERQGELQYLLEPDLKEARGGLRDATALRAVAASWLADAPREGLAEARRRLLDVRDALHLTTGRATDRLALQEQDQVAAALGVLDADALLRQVYESARVIAYAGDVTWREVGRVLRSRAVRPRLRAMLGGGRPTAERSPLAEGVVEQDGEVVLARTARPERDPVLPLRAAAAAAQAGLPLSLHAVRRMATTARPLPTPWPAEAREQLVTLLGSGRPTVQVWEALEAEGLVNGLFPDWERVRCRPQRNAVHLWTVDRHLIETAVRASEFTRRVHRPDLLLVAALLHDIGKGWPGDHSVAGEVIARDTAARLGFDQHDVTVIATLVRHHLLLVETATRRDLDDPATVRAVAEAVGSQGTLELLHALTEADALATGPAAWSSWRASLVTDLVGRVRAVLSGDVPADPGGAAPTAEQERLALEAVATGAPVLALRAQTEPPAEPSGDPEPLGVELVVAVPDQPGVLPAVAGVLAMHRLTVRTAELRALDLPAGVEGSVLLLDWRVAAEYGSLPQAARLRADLVRALDGTLDVAGRLAERDAAYPRRRGVVAPPPRVTVAPAASRHATVIEVRAQDAPGLLFRIGRALEDAGVRVRSAHASTLGANAVDAFYVTRERGVRLPGDEAVEVARKLEETLRG
- a CDS encoding P-II family nitrogen regulator produces the protein MKLITAVVKPHRLDEIKEALQAFGVHGLTVTEASGYGRQRGHTEVYRGAEYTVDLVPKIRIEVLVEDDDAEQLIDVVVKAARTGKIGDGKVWSIPVDTAVRVRTGERGPDAL
- a CDS encoding ammonium transporter, with product MAPAITLAADAPELSAANTGFMLICSALVMLMTPGLAFFYGGMVRVKSTLNMLMMSFISLGIVTVLWVLYGFSMAFGTDSGSVIGWNSDWVGLSDIGLTELWDGYTIPVFVFLVFQLMFAVLTPALISGALADRVKFTAWALFVALWATIVYFPVAHWVWGAGGWAFELGVIDFAGGTAVHINAGAAALGVILVIGKRIGFKKDPMRPHSLPLVMLGAGLLWFGWFGFNAGSWLGNDDGVGALMFVNTQVATAAAVLGWLAYEKIRHGAFTTLGAASGAVAGLVAITPAGGAVSPLGAIAIGVIAGVLCAMAVGLKYRFGYDDSLDVIGVHLVGGILGSLLIGFFATGKGQSDVAGLFYGGGPDQFWKQCAGVLGVLAYSLVVSAVLAFLLDRTIGMRVSEDDEVAGIDQAEHAETAYDFSGAGGGAARTATAAPVAPAESKKVDA